A section of the Triticum dicoccoides isolate Atlit2015 ecotype Zavitan chromosome 7A, WEW_v2.0, whole genome shotgun sequence genome encodes:
- the LOC119334213 gene encoding peroxidase P7-like, translating to MASSRAPCWVALLLFVALVATANGSELSAGYYEKTCPNVQHVVRSVMASRVAAQPRMAPAVLRLFFHDCFINGCDASVLLDATPSSPGEKDAEPNASLTGYTVIHDIKSALEHDCPATVSCADVIALASRDAVALLGGPTWSVPLGRKDSRFAADPESTKKGLPSPKDDLGELVTMFAELNLDARDMTALSGAHTVGMASCDTYRDRVYGPNGDIDPFFAQTTRQTCQGTSGKAAFDVQTPMRFDNAYYRNLIARRGLLTSDQTLYGGGGLQDNLVEMYSADGEAFARDFAKAMVKMGNIPPPKGMPVEVRLRCSMANY from the exons ATGGCGTCCTCCAGGGCTCCTTGTTGGGTCGCGCTGCTCCTCTTCGTTGCTCTGGTTGCCACCGCCAATGGCAGCGAGCTCTCCGCAGGTTACTACGAGAAGACGTGCCCCAACGTGCAGCACGTCGTGCGGTCAGTGATGGCGAGCAGGGTCGCCGCCCAGCCGAGGATGGCCCCCGCcgtcctccgcctcttcttccatGACTGCTTCATCAAC GGATGCGACGCTTCGGTCCTCCTGGACGCAACTCCTTCCTCCCCCGGCGAGAAGGATGCGGAGCCGAACGCCTCCCTAACCGGCTACACCGTCATCCACGACATCAAGTCCGCGCTCGAGCACGACTGCCCGGCCaccgtctcctgcgccgacgtcaTCGCCCTTGCGTCCCGCGACGCCGTCGCCCTGCTCGGAGGTCCCACCTGGAGCGTgcccctcggccgcaaggactcacGCTTCGCCGCCGACCCGGAGTCCACCAAGAAGGGCCTCCCCAGTCCCAAAGACGACCTCGGCGAGCTCGTCACCATGTTCGCGGAGCTCAACCTCGATGCTCGTGACATGACGGCGCTCTCCGGTGCCCACACCGTCGGGATGGCCAGCTGCGACACCTACAGGGACCGTGTCTACGGCCCTAATGGCGACATCGACCCCTTCTTCGCACAGACCACGAGGCAGACGTGCCAGGGTACTTCTGGTAAGGCGGCGTTCGACGTGCAGACACCGATGAGGTTCGACAACGCCTACTACAGGAACCTTATCGCGCGGCGCGGTCTCCTTACCTCAGACCAGACTCTCTACGGCGGTGGAGGTCTGCAGGACAATCTTGTGGAGATGTACAGTGCCGACGGTGAGGCGTTCGCGAGGGACTTTGCCAAGGCCATGGTGAAGATGGGAAACATACCTCCGCCAAAGGGAATGCCCGTGGAGGTGAGGCTGAGGTGCTCCATGGCCAACTACTGA